The proteins below are encoded in one region of Legionella antarctica:
- the tldD gene encoding metalloprotease TldD produces MTQALTIAKKLLLSPASLDETGIEQLFKTMASRNIDDADLYFQSCSYESWYLEDSEVKSGSFSLDKGVGIRAVSGDKTGFAYCDDILLPSMLRAADAARSIALSGGKMVQAIQVNCAPVSRYEGINPIEGMSKQEKIALLEAIDKEARRIDPRVTQVNASLSGCYEVVMVATMNGQMMADVRPLVSINVSVIVEDKNGKRESARSGGGGRVAYSYFTQKENALNYAREAVREALINLDAQPAPAGTMPVVLGPGWPGVLLHEAVGHGLEGDFNRKGLSAFSGRLGQPVAAPGVTVVDDGTLIDRRGSLTIDDEGTPSQCTTLIDNGVLVNYMQDKLNAKLMGMQSTGNCRRESYAHVPMPRMTNTYMLAGQHDPEEIIRSVKHGLYAVNFGGGQVDITSGQFVFSASEAYLIENGKVTKPVKGATLIGNGPDVMKKISMIGNDLALDRGIGVCGKDGQSVPVGVGQPTLKIDALTVGGTS; encoded by the coding sequence ATGACACAAGCTCTGACAATAGCAAAAAAACTTTTACTGTCTCCCGCATCCCTGGATGAAACGGGAATAGAACAGTTGTTTAAAACAATGGCCAGTCGAAACATAGATGATGCCGATCTATATTTTCAAAGTTGTAGTTATGAATCCTGGTATCTGGAAGACTCCGAAGTGAAAAGTGGCAGCTTTTCTCTTGATAAGGGAGTAGGGATTCGTGCAGTAAGTGGTGATAAAACAGGTTTTGCCTATTGTGATGATATTTTATTACCATCCATGCTTCGAGCCGCCGATGCTGCTCGTTCTATAGCTCTTTCTGGCGGTAAAATGGTGCAGGCTATTCAGGTCAACTGTGCTCCGGTTAGCCGTTATGAAGGTATAAACCCCATTGAAGGTATGAGCAAACAGGAAAAAATTGCTTTACTTGAGGCTATTGACAAAGAAGCCCGGCGAATCGATCCGCGCGTGACTCAGGTGAATGCTTCTTTAAGTGGTTGCTATGAAGTGGTAATGGTCGCTACGATGAATGGACAGATGATGGCTGACGTCAGACCCTTGGTTAGCATTAATGTAAGTGTCATTGTTGAAGACAAAAACGGGAAACGAGAATCCGCCCGTTCTGGTGGGGGAGGTCGAGTGGCCTATTCTTATTTTACCCAAAAAGAAAATGCCCTGAATTACGCTCGGGAAGCAGTGCGAGAGGCGCTGATTAATCTGGATGCCCAACCCGCTCCCGCCGGAACCATGCCTGTGGTTTTGGGCCCAGGCTGGCCGGGGGTTTTACTGCATGAAGCGGTAGGACATGGTCTGGAGGGCGATTTTAATCGTAAAGGCTTGTCAGCATTTTCTGGACGGCTAGGCCAGCCAGTTGCAGCTCCAGGAGTCACTGTAGTGGATGATGGAACCCTGATTGATAGACGTGGATCTCTGACCATTGATGATGAAGGAACTCCTTCTCAGTGTACTACTTTAATTGACAACGGAGTGTTAGTTAACTACATGCAGGATAAATTAAATGCTAAATTAATGGGCATGCAATCTACAGGTAATTGTCGTCGTGAGTCCTATGCCCATGTACCCATGCCACGAATGACCAATACTTATATGTTGGCAGGGCAGCATGATCCGGAAGAGATTATTCGTTCGGTTAAGCATGGCTTGTATGCCGTTAATTTTGGTGGGGGACAAGTTGATATCACTTCAGGTCAATTTGTGTTTTCAGCAAGTGAGGCTTACTTAATTGAAAACGGTAAGGTGACCAAGCCCGTTAAAGGAGCCACTTTAATTGGCAATGGACCTGACGTAATGAAAAAAATCAGCATGATAGGCAATGATTTGGCCTTGGATAGAGGGATTGGTGTGTGTGGTAAAGACGGTCAATCAG
- a CDS encoding carbon-nitrogen hydrolase family protein has translation MARVGLIQMVSSAKVADNLQQAEHYLTLAKEEQAVLAVLPENFAFMGVKETDKLQVAEYYEQGAIQNKISQLAKKLGLWVIAGTIPLKGMGSKVRSSCIVYDDKGLSVARYDKIHLFDVRVSEQEAHQESVSVERGNELVVVDTPLGIIGLTVCYDLRFPELYQQLLLKGAQIFTVPSAFTAVTGLAHWDILLRARAIENLCYVLAPNQGGHHENGRQTYGHSMVIEPWGKVVIQKEAETGAGLITADIDLQRLQQLRRHFPCVDHHVLL, from the coding sequence ATGGCACGAGTTGGGCTTATCCAAATGGTATCTTCAGCTAAAGTTGCAGATAATTTACAACAAGCGGAACATTATTTGACTTTAGCCAAAGAAGAACAGGCAGTGCTTGCGGTACTTCCTGAGAACTTTGCATTTATGGGCGTCAAGGAAACGGATAAATTACAGGTAGCTGAATATTATGAACAGGGTGCTATACAAAATAAAATAAGTCAGTTAGCGAAAAAACTTGGTTTATGGGTTATAGCAGGAACAATACCTTTAAAAGGTATGGGCTCAAAAGTCAGATCCAGCTGTATTGTTTATGATGATAAGGGTTTAAGCGTTGCACGCTACGATAAAATTCACTTATTTGATGTGCGTGTTTCAGAACAGGAAGCGCACCAGGAATCGGTATCAGTCGAGCGAGGGAATGAGCTTGTCGTTGTTGATACTCCATTAGGTATTATCGGATTAACCGTTTGTTATGATTTACGTTTTCCTGAGCTATATCAGCAATTATTATTAAAAGGCGCACAGATATTTACCGTACCATCGGCTTTTACAGCAGTAACCGGCCTTGCTCATTGGGACATTTTGCTTAGAGCAAGAGCAATAGAAAATCTATGTTACGTATTGGCTCCAAATCAAGGTGGTCACCATGAAAATGGGCGACAGACTTATGGCCATAGCATGGTAATAGAACCTTGGGGCAAAGTTGTTATCCAAAAAGAAGCGGAAACAGGAGCTGGATTAATTACTGCGGATATTGATTTGCAACGTTTGCAACAATTAAGACGACACTTTCCCTGTGTCGATCATCATGTCCTGCTTTAG
- a CDS encoding Bax inhibitor-1/YccA family protein: MNRNNVNILTQRGESVLSTNKVLRNTYLLLSLTFMFSALTAYLSFASGARPMNPFLMIVGVYGLMFLTQALRNSAWGLVSVFAFTGFLGYTLGPILSFYMTSFSNGPQLIATALGGTGMIFFALSGYALTTKKDFSFLGGFLFVGIMVALLAMIAGIFFQMPALQLTISAVFVLISSGLILFQTSEIIHNGETNYISATVGLFVSIYNLFVSLLQLLGAFSGRD; the protein is encoded by the coding sequence ATGAACCGAAATAATGTTAACATCCTTACCCAACGTGGTGAGTCTGTTCTTTCAACCAATAAGGTACTGCGTAATACTTACCTGTTACTTAGTTTAACCTTTATGTTCAGTGCACTAACCGCCTATTTATCTTTTGCTAGTGGCGCTCGGCCAATGAACCCGTTCCTGATGATAGTCGGTGTGTACGGTTTGATGTTTTTAACTCAGGCATTGAGAAATAGCGCTTGGGGATTAGTCAGTGTTTTTGCTTTCACAGGTTTTCTGGGATATACCTTGGGGCCAATTCTGAGCTTTTACATGACTAGTTTTTCTAATGGTCCTCAGTTAATAGCTACAGCACTAGGCGGTACCGGAATGATCTTTTTTGCATTATCAGGCTATGCCCTGACCACTAAAAAAGACTTCAGCTTTCTTGGCGGATTCCTGTTCGTAGGCATTATGGTCGCTCTATTGGCGATGATAGCTGGTATTTTCTTCCAAATGCCTGCCTTACAATTGACTATCTCTGCTGTATTTGTACTTATTTCATCAGGATTAATCCTGTTTCAAACCAGTGAGATAATCCATAACGGTGAAACAAACTACATATCCGCCACTGTTGGATTATTCGTCTCAATTTATAATTTGTTCGTCAGCCTGCTTCAGTTGTTAGGTGCGTTTTCAGGTCGTGACTAA
- a CDS encoding Thivi_2564 family membrane protein: MSELVNLIALIIVFGVCLWLINAFIPMPGAIKSLLNILVLIVLIIYILQFFGIIHNILPVVRILK, from the coding sequence ATGAGCGAACTAGTGAATCTAATTGCACTTATCATTGTTTTTGGTGTGTGCTTGTGGTTGATTAATGCATTTATTCCTATGCCTGGAGCAATTAAAAGTCTTTTAAATATATTGGTTTTAATTGTTTTAATTATCTATATCTTACAATTTTTTGGCATCATCCATAACATCTTACCAGTGGTTAGAATTTTAAAATGA
- the mscL gene encoding large-conductance mechanosensitive channel protein MscL translates to MSFIKEFKQFAMRGNVIDLAVAVVIGTAFGKIITSLVDGIIMPLIGLLLGGINISNKSFTLGDAVVKWGGFLQTIIDFTIIAFAIFVAIKFVNILKKKEKEDKTSILSHQEVLLMEIRDLLKDRIKPT, encoded by the coding sequence ATGAGTTTTATTAAGGAATTTAAACAGTTTGCCATGCGGGGCAACGTCATTGATTTAGCCGTTGCTGTTGTTATAGGTACTGCTTTTGGCAAGATTATCACCTCCTTGGTAGATGGAATTATTATGCCCCTGATTGGTTTACTGTTGGGCGGGATTAATATAAGCAATAAATCATTTACCTTGGGGGATGCTGTTGTTAAGTGGGGTGGATTTCTTCAAACTATTATTGATTTTACCATAATAGCCTTTGCAATTTTTGTAGCAATCAAATTTGTTAATATATTAAAAAAGAAGGAAAAGGAAGATAAGACTTCCATACTATCGCATCAGGAAGTTTTATTAATGGAAATTCGTGATTTGTTAAAGGACAGGATCAAACCCACTTAA
- the alaS gene encoding alanine--tRNA ligase, with product MKSSEIRQAFFDYFAQRGHQLVESSSLIPANDPTLLFTNAGMVQFKDSFLGLEARPYQRAVSAQRCVRAGGKHNDLENVGYTARHHTFFEMLGNFSLGDYFKREAIQFAWDFLTQVLHLPAERLWVTVYKEDKEAEDIWLKEMGVSAERFSRCGEKDNFWSMGDTGPCGPCTEIFYDHGPDIAGGPPGSPDEDGDRYIEIWNLVFMQFNRDKEGNLHPLPKPSVDTGMGLERLAAVVQGVHNNYEVDTFQFLIKSIAKLGSEIDLNHTSLKVIADHIRSCSFLIVDGVVPGNEGRGYVLRRIIRRAVRHGNKLGLSSPFFSRLVEPLIAIMGDAYPELVTAKTHIEKVLIQEENQFARTLEQGLRLLHEQMHTMGGDEISGAIAFKLYDTYGFPVDLTADIAREQGLHVDMDGFNELMQQQREQSQAASQFNTDYHATSQLDHQSEFHGYDKEVAEGKIIGLLQEGHEVKTLDKGLKGAVILDNTPFYAESGGQAGDKGILSGKGFSFRVDDTQKVGQAIVHHGEITEGTLTLNLPVRAQIDNPRRDAIRLNHTVTHLLHAALKTIVGTHVQQKGSLVEAERARFDFSHFEALTQEQIRQIEILVNKQIRANNEVVTQVMDIEAAKKSGAVALFGEKYADSVRVLSMGEFSKELCGGTHARRTGDIGLFKITAEYGIASGVRRIDMVTGSYALAWVNEQQDLLGDLAANLKTSVGNLRDKMFQLLADNKSQEKEIAKLLSEKAQKSGADLVSEVENINGINLLIKQLDGMDNQTLRTTLDQLKSTLDSAVIVLFTVDQNKMNVIAGVSKNILEKAPTAAMLVRHLCGKGGGRDDMAQGGGAIPDDLAGKIKEIKTMVENA from the coding sequence ATGAAAAGTTCTGAAATTAGACAAGCATTTTTTGATTATTTTGCACAACGTGGTCATCAGTTAGTAGAGTCCAGTTCATTGATTCCTGCTAATGATCCTACTTTATTATTTACTAATGCAGGCATGGTGCAATTTAAAGACTCATTTTTAGGGCTTGAAGCTCGTCCTTATCAGCGTGCAGTTAGTGCTCAGCGTTGCGTTCGTGCTGGTGGAAAACATAATGATTTGGAAAACGTTGGCTATACAGCCAGGCATCATACCTTCTTTGAGATGCTGGGTAATTTTAGTTTAGGTGATTATTTTAAAAGAGAAGCCATCCAATTTGCCTGGGACTTCTTAACTCAAGTGTTGCATTTACCTGCAGAACGTTTATGGGTAACTGTATACAAAGAGGATAAGGAGGCAGAGGACATCTGGTTAAAAGAAATGGGTGTCTCTGCTGAACGTTTTTCTCGCTGTGGGGAAAAGGATAATTTTTGGTCTATGGGAGATACTGGCCCTTGTGGTCCTTGTACTGAAATTTTTTATGATCATGGACCTGATATTGCTGGCGGTCCGCCTGGAAGTCCTGATGAAGATGGAGACAGATACATAGAGATTTGGAACCTGGTGTTCATGCAATTTAACAGAGATAAAGAAGGCAATCTTCACCCTTTACCAAAGCCCTCAGTTGATACGGGTATGGGATTGGAGCGACTTGCTGCTGTAGTTCAAGGAGTTCATAATAATTACGAAGTAGATACGTTCCAATTTTTAATTAAATCCATAGCAAAACTTGGCAGCGAGATTGATTTAAATCATACTTCACTTAAAGTAATTGCAGATCACATTCGTTCATGTTCTTTTTTAATTGTTGATGGGGTAGTGCCAGGCAATGAGGGGCGCGGCTATGTATTACGAAGAATTATCAGAAGAGCGGTAAGACACGGTAATAAATTAGGGTTATCCAGTCCATTTTTTTCCAGGTTAGTTGAGCCTTTAATTGCAATAATGGGTGATGCTTATCCAGAATTAGTCACTGCTAAGACGCATATAGAAAAAGTTTTAATCCAGGAAGAGAATCAATTCGCTCGTACACTAGAACAGGGACTTCGTTTGTTACACGAGCAAATGCACACCATGGGTGGTGATGAAATATCTGGGGCGATTGCTTTTAAATTATATGATACCTATGGTTTTCCTGTAGATCTAACGGCTGATATAGCTCGAGAACAGGGTTTGCATGTTGATATGGATGGTTTTAATGAGTTAATGCAACAGCAAAGAGAACAATCACAAGCAGCCAGCCAATTCAATACAGATTATCATGCTACGTCTCAATTGGATCATCAATCCGAGTTCCATGGTTATGATAAAGAAGTGGCAGAGGGCAAGATCATTGGCTTACTGCAAGAAGGTCATGAAGTTAAAACTCTGGATAAAGGATTAAAAGGCGCGGTTATTCTTGATAATACTCCTTTTTATGCAGAAAGCGGTGGACAGGCAGGTGATAAAGGCATTCTTTCCGGAAAAGGATTTAGTTTTCGTGTGGATGATACTCAAAAAGTAGGTCAAGCCATAGTACACCACGGTGAAATCACTGAGGGTACACTAACTTTAAATCTCCCGGTTAGAGCGCAAATTGATAATCCCAGACGAGATGCAATTCGTTTGAATCATACTGTAACACATTTATTGCATGCAGCACTTAAAACTATAGTAGGTACCCATGTTCAGCAAAAGGGTTCTTTGGTGGAAGCTGAGCGGGCTCGGTTCGATTTTTCACATTTTGAAGCTTTGACTCAAGAACAAATTCGTCAAATTGAAATTTTGGTTAATAAGCAAATTAGAGCTAATAATGAAGTGGTGACTCAAGTTATGGATATTGAAGCGGCCAAGAAGAGCGGGGCCGTTGCGCTTTTTGGAGAAAAATATGCTGACTCAGTGCGTGTTTTATCAATGGGGGAATTTTCCAAAGAGCTTTGTGGCGGTACCCATGCGCGAAGAACAGGGGATATAGGTTTATTTAAAATTACTGCTGAGTATGGAATTGCCAGCGGTGTAAGACGCATAGATATGGTTACCGGGAGTTATGCATTAGCCTGGGTTAATGAGCAACAGGATCTTTTAGGTGACCTGGCTGCAAACCTGAAGACTTCTGTTGGCAATTTACGTGATAAAATGTTCCAGTTATTAGCTGATAATAAAAGCCAGGAGAAAGAAATCGCGAAACTTCTGAGTGAAAAGGCGCAGAAATCAGGTGCGGATCTTGTAAGCGAAGTCGAGAATATAAATGGGATTAATTTATTGATCAAACAACTTGATGGAATGGACAATCAAACGTTACGAACTACTCTGGATCAGCTAAAATCAACTTTAGATTCGGCTGTAATTGTATTATTTACCGTTGATCAAAATAAAATGAATGTCATTGCTGGAGTGAGTAAAAATATCTTGGAAAAAGCGCCAACGGCTGCCATGTTAGTACGCCATTTATGTGGAAAAGGGGGCGGCAGAGATGATATGGCTCAGGGTGGAGGAGCCATACCAGACGATTTGGCTGGGAAAATAAAAGAAATAAAAACAATGGTAGAAAATGCTTAA
- the recX gene encoding recombination regulator RecX, producing MTKAFDSALRLLTRREHGAIELCNKLEQKGFSPTEAKDALESCQRLGLQSDSRFAENYCRSRIRQGYGPQKISQELKIKGIDNELILHELQQEQQNWLDYAMKVWQKKSRGKVDLSFDEIQKLQHFLLYRGFSMDIIAKVVKELK from the coding sequence ATGACTAAAGCATTTGATAGCGCCTTACGCCTGTTAACCAGGCGTGAGCATGGCGCTATAGAATTATGCAATAAGTTAGAACAAAAAGGATTTAGCCCTACAGAGGCTAAAGATGCATTGGAGTCTTGCCAACGCCTTGGTTTACAAAGTGACAGTCGTTTTGCAGAAAATTACTGTCGTTCACGTATTCGCCAGGGATATGGTCCTCAAAAAATCAGTCAGGAATTAAAAATCAAAGGTATTGACAATGAACTTATTCTCCATGAATTACAGCAAGAACAACAGAACTGGTTAGACTATGCAATGAAGGTCTGGCAGAAAAAGAGTAGAGGAAAAGTTGATTTATCGTTTGATGAGATACAAAAACTACAGCATTTTTTACTTTACCGCGGCTTTAGTATGGATATAATCGCAAAGGTCGTAAAGGAATTAAAGTAA